One region of Choristoneura fumiferana chromosome 3, NRCan_CFum_1, whole genome shotgun sequence genomic DNA includes:
- the LOC141426286 gene encoding uncharacterized protein has protein sequence MYRILKKLNFSFSKRSRKSILLDRPDLQILRVNYLMRIAEYRRLKKKIYYLDETWLNAGHTCNYVWMDNDIKSSKQAFLRGLSSGLKNPQKGRRLIITHVGNEDGFVEGGEWIFEAKKTEGDYHGEMDAHNFEKWFERILDKIQPGSVVVMDNAPYHSRQLENVPNMSWRKDAIQAWLQSKNIAFETKEIKAQLLSKFDKEKYKTKYVDDYAASKGVTVLRLPPYHCELNPIELIWAQVKSFVGRKNKTFTMAEIKILLKEGLARIGAEEWAKCVSHVLKEEEQMKKLDGIMDVASDAGIQPFVINVTGDTSDSDHYDTE, from the exons ATGTACAGAATTCTTAAGAAACTGaacttttctttttcaaaaagatcaagaaaaagtattttattggaTAGACCTGACCTGCAAATTCTGAGGGTAAACTATTTGATGAGGATAGCCGAATACAGAAGGctgaaaaaaaagatatattaTCTGGATGAAACATGGCTTAATGctg GGCATACCTGCAATTATGTCTGGATGGACAATGATATAAAAAGTAGTAAACAAGCATTTTTACGCGGCCTCTCAAGCGGATTGAAAAATCCTCAAAAAGGGAGAAGACTAATTATTACCCATGTTGGTAACGAAGATGGATTTGTCGAAGGAGGAGAATGGATCTTCGAGGCAAAAAAAACGGAAGGTGATTACCATGGAGAAATGGACGctcataattttgaaaaatg GTTTGAACGTATTTTGGACAAGATTCAGCCAGGGTCTGTTGTGGTGATGGATAATGCCCCATACCATTCTCGCCAACTCGAAAATGTGCCTAACATGAGCTGGAGGAAGGACGCTATACAGGCATGGCTACAAAGCAAAAATATAGCTtttgaaacaaaagaaattAAGGCGCAGCTACTCTCAAAGTTCGATAAGGagaaatataaaactaaatatgtgGACGATTACGCTGCATCAAAGGGAGTAACTGTGCTTCGCCTTCCTCCCTACCATTGCGAACTTAATCCTATTGAACTCATATGGGCACAAGTTAAATCTTTTGTTGgaagaaaaaacaaaactttcACAATGGCAGAAATCAAAATATTACTGAAAGAAGGGTTGGCGAGGATCGGAGCAGAAGAATGGGCGAAATGCGTCAGTCACGTTCTAAAGGAAGAAGAGCAGATGAAGAAGCTGGATGGGATCATGGACGTGGCGAGTGACGCTGGAATACAGCCCTTCGTAATAAATGTCACAGGCGACACTTCAGATAGTGATCATTACGATACTgaataa